In Prosthecobacter fusiformis, one genomic interval encodes:
- a CDS encoding DNA cytosine methyltransferase — MSFYSLELCAGGGGQALGLEGAGFHHVGVVEYEPQFCTTLRMNRPHWNVIQQDIRDFQPSGFGDVDLIAGGVPCPPFSIAGKQLGSDDERDMFPTALDIISKVRPRAIMLENVQGLASAKFRDYRNDLLKKLGKMGYEAEWKVLQASDFGVPQLRPRFILVGMRADDMRHFSWPEPALSAPTVGETLVDLMGANGWLGTEEWVAKANRIAPTLVGGSKKHGGPDLGPTRAKRQWRELGVDGMGLADEAPDVTTPEDKLPRLTVRMVARIQGFPDEWQFSGKKTASYRQVGNAFPPPVARAVGRRIIAAFKRLKADAKYGHAEAQLRLFEEPAKMSWKRKKAPKL; from the coding sequence ATGAGTTTCTATTCCCTCGAATTGTGTGCCGGTGGCGGCGGCCAGGCGCTGGGACTGGAGGGGGCGGGATTTCATCATGTGGGGGTGGTGGAGTATGAGCCTCAGTTTTGCACTACCCTGCGGATGAACCGCCCGCACTGGAATGTGATCCAGCAGGATATCCGGGACTTTCAGCCATCTGGATTTGGGGATGTGGACCTGATTGCTGGCGGGGTTCCCTGTCCGCCTTTCAGCATCGCGGGCAAGCAACTAGGCAGTGATGATGAGAGGGACATGTTTCCCACGGCTTTGGACATTATTTCAAAGGTCCGCCCACGGGCGATCATGCTGGAAAATGTGCAGGGGCTGGCTTCGGCCAAGTTTAGAGATTACCGAAATGATCTGCTGAAGAAATTAGGCAAGATGGGCTATGAGGCTGAATGGAAAGTGCTTCAGGCTTCGGACTTTGGCGTGCCGCAGTTGCGCCCCAGGTTTATCCTGGTGGGGATGCGTGCGGACGATATGAGGCACTTTAGCTGGCCTGAGCCTGCTTTATCTGCTCCCACGGTGGGGGAGACTTTGGTGGATCTGATGGGGGCGAATGGGTGGCTGGGCACGGAGGAATGGGTGGCGAAGGCGAACCGCATCGCTCCCACTTTGGTGGGTGGATCGAAGAAGCATGGTGGGCCGGACCTGGGGCCGACGCGTGCCAAACGGCAGTGGCGGGAGCTGGGCGTGGATGGTATGGGCCTGGCGGATGAGGCCCCGGATGTGACGACCCCTGAGGATAAGCTGCCCCGGCTGACGGTGCGGATGGTGGCGCGTATCCAGGGCTTTCCGGATGAGTGGCAGTTTAGCGGTAAAAAAACGGCCTCCTACCGGCAGGTGGGGAATGCTTTTCCACCGCCGGTGGCGCGGGCGGTGGGGCGGCGGATCATCGCGGCTTTCAAGCGTCTGAAAGCGGATGCGAAGTATGGTCACGCTGAGGCTCAACTGCGTCTTTTTGAAGAACCTGCAAAAATGTCATGGAAAAGAAAAAAGGCTCCAAAGCTCTGA